The Pelagibacterium halotolerans B2 nucleotide sequence CCGTCCCGACGCCGTCCACCGGCGCTCCGATGCCAATGGAGAACTCTAGATGAGCAGCCTCAAGGCAACGGCCACCCCAATGTCGCCCGCCCGCATGGGCGTGCTCATCATGCTGTTGGCCATGTTCCTGTTCTCGCTCAACGACGCCATGGGCAAATGGCTGGTCGCCACCTATTCGGTCGGCCAGGTCCTTCTGCTGCGCTCCGCCGTCGCCCTGGTCATCCTGTTGCCCTTCCTCTGGAAATCTGGCCTCAAACCAATCCTTTCGGCCGAGCGCCCGATGCTCCAGTTCGCCCGCGTGGTCTTTTCCACCGCCGAAGTCTTCTGCTTTTACTGGGCCGTCTATTTCCTGCCGCTGGCCGACGTCATGACCTATTGGCTGGCCGCCCCGATCTATGTCGCCGCCATGTCGCCTTTCCTTTTGAAGGAAAAGGTCGGCCCCATCCGCTGGGCCGCCATTGGCCTGGGCTTTGTCGGCGTCCTCGTCGCACTCACCCCCTCGGGCGAGGTCAATCCTCTCGCCATCCTGGTCTCGGTCGTCGGCACGCTGGCCTTCGCGCTGATGGTCATCACCGGCCGCACCCTGCGCGGCACGCCCGACAAGACGCTGGTCTTCTTCCAGATCACCGGTGCCCTTGTCGCCGGCCTGATCCTCACCCCCTTCGGCTGGGTCACCCCCACACTCCCCGATTTCCTCCTGCTCGGCACACTCGGGGTGGTCGCCATGCTGGCCCATATCTGTGTCAACCGCGCCGTCAAGCTCGCCGACGCCGCTGCCGTCGCCCCGCTGCAATATACGCTCCTGCCCTGGGCCATCATTCTGGGCTACCTGCTCTTTGGCGATCTGCCGCGCCCCCTCACGCTGATCGGCGCCGCCATCATCATCACCTCGAGCTTTATCATTTACCTCCGCGAGCAAAGGACAAGGCGCGCCGCCTCCCCCGCGCCATCCACCAGCGGAACTGGAGAAACCCTATGAAAAAACTGCGCTCCCGCGCCTGGTTCGACAATCCGGAAAACCCCGACATGACCGCGCTCTATCTCGAGCGCTACATGAATTACGGGATCACCCGCGAAGAGCTCCAGTCCGGAAAACCCATCATCGGCATCGCCCAGACCGGGTCGGACCTTTCCCCCTGCAACCGCCATCACATGGTCCTCGCCCAGCGTGTGCGCGAAGGCATCCGCGAGGCCGGCGGCATCGCGTTCGAATTCCCCGTCCACCCGATCCAGGAAACCGGCAAGCGTCCCACCGCGGGTCTCGACCGCAACCTGGCTTATCTCGGCCTCGTCGAAGTGCTCTACGGCTACCCCCTCGATGGCGTCGTTCTGACCATAGGCTGCGACAAGACCACCCCCGCCATGCTCATGGGTGCCGCCACCGTCGATATTCCCG carries:
- a CDS encoding DMT family transporter, which encodes MSSLKATATPMSPARMGVLIMLLAMFLFSLNDAMGKWLVATYSVGQVLLLRSAVALVILLPFLWKSGLKPILSAERPMLQFARVVFSTAEVFCFYWAVYFLPLADVMTYWLAAPIYVAAMSPFLLKEKVGPIRWAAIGLGFVGVLVALTPSGEVNPLAILVSVVGTLAFALMVITGRTLRGTPDKTLVFFQITGALVAGLILTPFGWVTPTLPDFLLLGTLGVVAMLAHICVNRAVKLADAAAVAPLQYTLLPWAIILGYLLFGDLPRPLTLIGAAIIITSSFIIYLREQRTRRAASPAPSTSGTGETL